From Pyrenophora tritici-repentis strain M4 chromosome 1, whole genome shotgun sequence, the proteins below share one genomic window:
- a CDS encoding AceF, Pyruvate-2-oxoglutarate dehydrogenase complex, translating to MKSFASREASRLFSRSRLTHRPSITASRRNPNIRIQEQTRGFRETRGLLAVKPYLLADIGEGITECQVIQWFVKPGARVEQFDPICEVQSDKASVEITSRFDGVIKKLYYEPDDMAKVGKKPLVDIDIQSEILAADEVLLNGESGKQAEQNTSSATESQEQGIELGRNDTKAATGDVDSSGQSASLPSKPSQEQSATPRQPGKHASLATPAVRHMIKEHRLKIEDIEGTGREGRVLKDDVQRYIESAKQTAGTPSTSSIAMPKQQIEDQVKPLTPVQSGMFKQMTKSLSIPHFLYTNAVDFSSLTSLRQKYNLGREKPDRITPLPIIIKAVSLTLQQFPLLNSHLDTNTNPNKPQIILKGSHHIGVAVDSPSGLLVPVIKNVQNHSIASLAQEIQRLSSLARSGKLTSADLTGATFTISNIGSIGGGTVAPVIVGPQVGILGIGKARVVPAFGEDGELVKREECVFSWSADHRVVDGAYVARAAEEVRKCLEGVEAMLVRMR from the exons ATGAAATCTTTCGCAAGCAGAGAAGCATCTCGCTTATTCTCTCGATCAAGGCTCACACATAGGCCATCAATCACAGCGTCCAGAAGGAATCCAAACATTCGCATACAAGAGCAAACAAGAGGGTTTCGGGAGACAAGAGGACTACTGGCGGTCAAGCCATACCTACTGGCAGATATTGGGGAAG GTATCACCGAATGCCAGGTTATCCAGTGGTTTGTGAAGCCCGGGGCGCGCGTCGAGCAATTTGATCCTATCTGCGAAGTGCAATCAGACAAAGCATCTGTGGAA ATTACCTCGCGGTTTGATGGCGTCATCAAGAAGCTCTATTACGAGCCGGATGATATGGCCAAGGTTGGAAAG AAGCCTTTAGTAGACATCGACATCCAGAGCGAAATATTGGCCGCCGACGAGGTCTTGCTCAACGGAGAATCAGGTAAACAAGCTGAACAAAACACATCGAGTGCGACCGAATCACAAGAACAAGGAATCGAACTCGGCAGAAACGACACAAAGGCGGCTACTGGAGATGTAGATTCATCAGGCCAGAGCGCGAGTCTACCATCCAAACCGTCTCAAGAGCAGTCAGCTACTCCACGGCAACCGGGCAAACATGCATCGCTCGCGACACCTGCTGTGCGGCACATGATCAAAGAACATAGGCTGAAAATTGAGGATATCGAAGGCACAGGAAGGGAAGGCCGTGTGCTCAAAGACGATGTACAACGATACATTGAATCTGCTAAGCAGACCGCGGGCACACCGTCCACAAGCTCGATAGCGATGCCCAAACAGCAGATTGAGGATCAAGTCAAGCCGTTGACACCGGTTCAATCTGGAATGTTCAAGCAAATGACCAAGTCTTTGTCGATACCACACTTCCTATACACCAACGCCGTGGATTTCAGCTCTCTCACGTCCCTACGGCAAAAGTACAATCTTGGCCGCGAGAAGCCAGATCGTATAACGCCGTTACCAATCATCATCAAGGCTGTCTCACTCACTCTTCAGCAATTCCCATTGCTCAACTCACACCTCGATACGAATACGAACCCAAATAAACCACAGATCATTCTTAAGGGAAGCCATCACATCGGTGTAGCAGTCGACTCGCCTTCTGGTCTACTTGTACCCGTTATCAAGAACGTGCAAAACCATAGCATTGCTTCCCTTGCTCAGGAAATTCAACGTCTCAGCTCTCTGGCAAGAAGTGGAAAACTCACATCTGCCGACCTTACCGGTGCCACCTTCACAATCAGTAACATCGGTAGTATAGGCGGTGGCACCGTGGCGCCTGTCATTGTGGGCCCTCAAGTCGGCATATTGGGCATTGGTAAAGCGCGGGTGGTACCGGCTTTTGGAGAGGATGGTGAGCTAGTCAAGAGGGAGGAGTGTGTGTTTAGTTGGAGTGCCGACCATAGAGTTGTCGATGGGGCATATGTGGCGAGGGCCGCAGAGGAGGTGCGGAAATGTCTCGAGGGCGTTGAGGCTATGCTTGTGAGGATGCGATAG
- a CDS encoding HC2 multi-domain protein — MPQLAHLLGRTLFARNASCLTSVRAFSRAYTSVLSSRRSYATTTRATKPTATVKKAVKTAAAKKPATKAKATPGKKAAPAKKTAKTTAKKPAAKKAAKKKPAAKKPGRKRVKKVLTPEEKEKAKIRELRAKALKEPVSQHAVSPFHVYIAEKLSGSKGTSAEARANVGTTAKAFKNLTPAELEHYNHLANQKMAEKQAEFKAWLYSHTPDEIRIANNARAQLRKKLAGTQKKGVAYTKKLVDDRVPKQKPTSYLRFFLERHASGDFKSIKAADAAKLIGTEWKALSAAEKKKYQDESRAAS; from the exons ATGCCGCAGCTTGCGCACCTCCTGGGCCGCACCCTCTTCGCTCGCAATGCCTCTTGTCTGACGTCGGTTCGCGCCTTCTCGCGCGCCTACACGTCAGTACTCAGCTCCCGTCGATCCTATGCCACAACCACGCGCGCAACAAAGCCAACAGCAACAGTAAAGAAGGCGGTCAAGACTGCCGCGGCTAAGAAGCCTGCGACCAAGGCCAAGGCTACACCGGGAAAGAAGGCGGCCCCAGCGAAGAAGACGGCAAAGACGACGGCAAAGAAGCCTGCAGCGAAGAAGgcggcgaagaagaagcctGCTGCCAAGAAGCCTGGAAGGAAGCGCGTCAAGAAGGTCCTTACGCCtgaggagaaggagaaggcaaAGATTCGGGAGCTGCGCGCCAAGGCCCTCAAGGAACCCGTATCTCAGCATGCCGTTTCACCCTTCCATGTGTACATTGCCGAAAAGCTGTCCGGATCAAAGGGCACCAGCGCCGAGGCTCGAGCCAACGTTGGAACCACGGCCAAGGCCTTCAAGAACTTGACTCCAGCAGAGCTTGAG CACTACAATCACCTTGCAAACCAGAAGATGGCCGAGAAGCAGGCAGAGTTCAAGGCTTGGCTCTACTCGCACACCCCAGATGAGATCAGGATTGCCAACAATGCTCGTGCTCAGCTGCGAAAGAAGCTTGCGGGTACTCAGAAGAAAGGCGTCGCGTACACTAAGAAGCTTGTAGACGACCGCGTCCCCAAGCAAAAACCGACTTCCTATCTTCGCTTCTTCCTTGAGAGACATGCAAGTGGAGACTTCAAGAGCATCAAAGCTGCCGATGCAGCCAAGCTCATTGGTACCGAATGGAAGGCCTTGAGCGCGGCTGAGAAGAAG AAATACCAAGACGAGTCCAGGGCTGCTTCCTAA
- a CDS encoding GimC, Prefoldin, chaperonin cofactor, with protein MSMSNEALQKVLQEISQKKAFAEQQLVIVKQQKAARTREGRMLQLTSSEVSSLPADIKVYEGVGKMFVCTPISDVQKRLKEESEALTKEMSNLEKKEDYLEKTYTNSKNSLEQVLKGAS; from the exons ATGTCCATGTCAAACGAGGCCTTGCAGAAG GTTCTACAAGAGATCAGCCAAAAGAAAGCCTTCGCCGAACAACAACTCGTCATCGTCAAACAACAAAAGGCCGCTCGGACACGAGAAGGGCGTATGCTCCAGCTTACGTCTTCTGAAGTCTCATCGCTGCCTGCCGACATAAAGGTGTACGAGGGCGTCGGAAAGAT GTTTGTTTGCACTCCGATCTCAGACGTGCAGAAGAGACTGAAGGAAGAGAGCGAGGCGCTGACTAAAGAGATGTCGAATttggagaagaaggaggatTACCTTGAAAAGACGTACACCAACAGCAAGAACAGCCTAGAGCAGGTGCTCAAAGGCGCCAGCTGA
- a CDS encoding beta-tubulin, which yields MREIVHLQTGQCGNQIGAAFWQTISGEHGLDGSGVYNGTSDLQLERMNVYFNEASNNKFVPRAVLVDLEPGTMDAVRAGPFGQLFRPDNFVFGQSGAGNNWAKGHYTEGAELVDQVLDVVRREAEGCDCLQGFQITHSLGGGTGAGMGTLLISKIREEFPDRMMATYSVVPSPKVSDTVVEPYNATLSIHQLVENSDETFCIDNEALYDICMRTLKLNNPSYGDLNHLVSAVMSGVTTCLRFPGQLNSDLRKLAVNMVPFPRLHFFMVGFAPLTSRGAHSFRAVTVPELTQQMFDPKNMMAASDFRNGRYLTCSAYFRGKVSMKEVEDQMRNVQNKNSSYFVEWIPNNVQTALCSIPPRGLKMSSTFVGNSTSIQELFKRVGDQFTAMFRRKAFLHWYTGEGMDEMEFTEAESNMNDLVSEYQQYQEASVSEGEEEYDEEAPLEAEE from the exons ATGCGTGAGATC GTTCACCTCCAGACCGGCCAATGC GGTAACCAAATTGGTGCCGCCTTCTGGCAGACCATTTCCGGCGAGCATGGCCTCGACGGCTCCGGTGTCTACAACGGCACCTCAGACCTCCAGCTCGAGCGCATGAATGTCTACTTCAACGAA GCGTCCAACAACAAGTTCGTGCCCCGTGCCGTCCTTGTCGATCTCGAGCCCGGTACCATGGACGCCGTCCGCGCTGGACCCTTCGGTCAGCTCTTCCGTCCCGACAACTTCGTTTTCGGCCAGTCTGGTGCTGGTAACAACTGGGCAAAGGGTCATTACACTGAGGGTGCCGAGCTGGTCGACCAGGTCCTCGATGTCGTGCGCCGCGAGGCCGAGGGCTGCGACTGCCTCCAGGGTTTCCAGATCACCCACTCCCTCGGTGGTGGAACTGGTGCCGGTATGGGTACGCTCTTGATCTCCAAGATCCGCGAGGAGTTCCCCGACCGCATGATGGCCACATACTCTGTTGTGCCCTCCCCCAAGGTCTCCGACACCGTCGTCGAGCCTTACAACGCCACACTCTCCATCCACCAGTTGGTCGAGAACTCGGACGAGACCTTCTGCATTGACAACGAGGCTCTCTACGACATCTGCATGAGGACCCTCAAGCTGAACAACCCGTCCTACGGTGACCTGAACCACCTCGTCTCTGCCGTCATGTCGGGTGTCACCACCTGCCTGCGATTCCCCGGTCAGCTCAACTCTGACCTGAGGAAGCTGGCCGTCAACATGGTTCCCTTCCCTCGTCTCCACTTCTTCATGGTTGGATTCGCTCCCCTGACCAGCCGTGGCGCCCACTCCTTCCGCGCCGTCACCGTCCCTGAGCTCACCCAGCAAATGTTCGACCCCAAGAACATGATGGCTGCCTCTGACTTCCGCAACGGTCGCTACCTGACCTGCTCTGCCTACTTCCGTGGTAAGGTCTCCATGAAGGAGGTTGAGGACCAGATGCGCAACGTCCAGAACAAGAACTCGTCTTACTTCGTTGAGTGGATCCCCAACAACGTTCAGACCGCCCTCTGCTCGATCCCTCCCCGTGGTCTGAAGATGTCCTCCACCTTCGTCGGTAACTCCACCTCTATCCAGGAGCTGTTCAAGCGTGTTGGTGACCAGTTCACTGCCATGTTCAGGCGCAAGGCTTTCTTGCATTGGTACACTGGTGAGGGTATGGACGAGATGGAGTTCACTGAGGCAGAGTCCAACATGAACGACTTGGTCTCCGAGTACCAGCAATACCAGGAGGCTTCCGTCTCCGAGGGTGAGGAGGAGTACGACGAGGAGGCCCCTCTTGAGGCTGAAGAGTAA
- a CDS encoding Ceramidase domain containing protein, whose amino-acid sequence MTSLISRLPSIAYPPEQDGWFSPVTSTLDWCEENYVVTQYAAEVINTFTNLLFMYLAAKGIRNCLKHGHDTVFLVAFVGYLLVGSGSFLFHATLKYPMQLVDELSMIYTTCLMNFATFSYGKSRLYSTGLAVGLISLAVFITLYYHYLQDPTFHQNAYAILTAIVLFRAMYVMEVNIRPRFRSKERIAANPRQAKGVKAVQDGEDVRDQEIISTMWKMIGFGLSIFLGGFGVWHLDNVYCSKLIQWRREIGMPWGFVLEGHGWWHLMTGTGAYFYIVWGVWLRHCLNYRQDEYELDWPSYWTMPQVIRRQSANGSRKKEL is encoded by the exons ATGACTTCGCTCATATCACGCCTGCCGTCGATAGCATATCCACCCGAACAGGACGGATGGTTTTCGCCTGTTACTTCTACTCTCGACTGGTGTGAAGAG AATTATGTTGTTACCCAGTACGCTGCAGAGGTCATCAACACGTTTACCAATCTTTTGTTCATGTACCTGGCTGCAAAGGGTATCCGCAACTGCCTCAAGCATGGACATGACACAGTCTTTCTCGTGGCATTCGTTGGATACCTTCTCGTCGGTAGTGGAAGCTTCTTGTTTCATGCGACTCTGAAAT ATCCCATGCAGCTTGTCGATGAGCTTTCAATGATCTACACTACTTGCCTCATGAACTTTGCAACGTTCTCGTATGGAAAGTCCAGACTGTACTCTACGGGGTTAGCTGTCGGTCTCATCTCATTAGCAGTATTCATCACACTCTACTATCACTATCTCCAAGATCCGACATTCCACCAGAACGCCTATGCGATTCTTACAGCAATCGTGTTGTTCCGAGCAATGTATGTGATGGAAGTCAACATCCGTCCACGCTTCCGTTCAAAGGAAAGAATAGCAGCGAACCCACGCCAGGCAAAAGGCGTGAAGGCTGTGCAAGACGGTGAAGACGTCCGGGATCAGGAAATTATCAGTACGATGTGGAAGATGATTGGGTTTGGTCTCAGCATCTTTCTAGGGGGGTTCGGGGTCTGGCACCTCGACAATGTCTACTGTTCGAAGTTGATCCAGTGGAGAAGGGAGATTGGCATGCCCTGGGGGTTTGTGCTGGAAGGCCATGGATGGTG GCATCTTATGACGGGAACCGGGGCTTATTTCTACATTGTATGGGGTGTTTGGCTCCGACATTGCCTCAACTACAGACAAGATGAATACGAGCTCGATTGGCCGAGCTACTGGACGATGCCGCAGGTTATCAGGCGACAGAGTGCAAATGGGTCAAGGAAAAAGGAGCTGTGA
- a CDS encoding major royal jelly protein has translation MWIRLTITLSLCTLSFAAEYYETPPGGYRPFGPGYTIGAYPQDFTLVGPSLEAVHDSQTPPTGLAIDSAHKIYLTYTRNSVQAPINVVLCTSFNDETPWPNASMQNCTAGADPSTCFVNVQNIIRDDRGRLWVVDNGIPYGWPSDTNAIFGGAKIMSFNESTSEHIRTYVIPQDALTYRMNMNDLRINTTLGGREGYAFIPDCSKNSSLLTIDLENGSVVRRLLNTSVVRADEKYVGSYDGELIYSWKGTKKGYATTGADGVALASGNFYWGVQASRRFYYISQDILIDPKKTEEDVLAAVQDPGQCASEQAGFTSDDRGRVYIAASEHNAIYYVDTRESESNTTVNEHLPGGSGLIPTEDYMVKTLVRSALVQHADSLAILDGWLYFTTNQLALGPAYQYNNTDKRKGPFRSYRVWIGRGPADA, from the exons ATGTGGATCAGACTTACGATTACATTGTCCTTGTGTACTTTGTCGTTTGCAGCAGAGTACTATGAGACACCACCAGGCGGTTACCGTCCCTTTGGTCCAGGCTACACAATAGGCGCCTATCCTCAAGATTTCACTCTTGTTGGGCCGTCCTTGGAAGCGGTTCACGATTCCCAAACACCTCCGACTGGATTAGCCATCGACTCTGCTCACAAGATATATCTAACGTATACTCGCAACAGTGTACAAGCTCCCATCAACGTAGTGCTTTGCACTTCTTTCAACGATGAAACGCCCTGGCCAAACGCAAGCATGCAAAACTGTACCGCTGGCGCAGATCCAAGCACTTGCTTCGTCAACGTACAGAACATCATCCGAGACGACCGAGGGCGGCTCTGGGTCGTTGATAACGGTATCCCATATGGCTGGCCCTCCGATACCAACGCCATCTTCGGTGGAGCGAAGATCATGAGCTTCAATGAATCAACTAGCGAGCACATCCGGACTTATGTCATACCTCAAGATGCGTTGACTTACCGGATGAATATGAATGATTTGCGTATCAACACAACTCTTGGTGGAAGAGAAGGATATGCGTTCATCCCTGATTGCAGCAAGAACAGCTCTCTACTGACAATCGATCTTGAGAATGGCAGCGTTGTACGCAGACTATTGAACACAAGCGTCGTCCGCGCAGATGAAAAGTATGTCGGTTCATACGACGGCGAACTCATCTATAGTTGGAAGGGAACAAAGAAAGGCTATGCCACGACCGGTGCAGATGGTGTTGCACTAG CATCGGGCAACTTCTATTGGGGCGTCCAAGCCTCCCGGCGCTTCTATTACATATCCCAAGATATACTCATTGACCCAAAAAAGACAGAAGAGGACGTTCTTGCAGCAGTGCAGGATCCGGGCCAATGCGCATCAGAGCAAGCTGGCTTTACGTCTGATGACCGCGGCCGAGTATACATTGCGGCAAGCGAGCATAACGCCATATACTACGTCGACACGCGCGAATCCGAATCCAACACGACCGTTAACGAGCATTTACCTGGTGGCTCTGGTCTTATTCCAACTGAAGACTATATGGTAAAGACGTTGGTGAGGAGTGCATTGGTTCAGCACGCCGATTCATTGGCCATTTTGGATGGATGGCTGTATTTCACCACGAATCAGCTAGCACTAGGACCAGCCTATCAGTacaacaacaccgacaaAAGGAAGGGGCCCTTCCGTAGCTATCGAGTATGGATTGGAAGGGGTCCCGCTGATGCATAG
- a CDS encoding IlvE, Branched-chain amino acid aminotransferase-4-amino-4-deoxychorismate lyase — protein sequence MIQQRSSRLFSSLSHCAFRSSVAPLSASQRCRIRRPYSIHADVSVGEKIQNIDPSKLSITRTTTPKDLLPPEELIFGRNFSDHMLSLEWTATQGWLPARITPYQNLSLDPATCVFHYAFECFEGMKAYKDKDGNIRLFRPDKNMARLNKSSARIALPTFDPDALIELIGKFVKEDERFVPDARGYSLYLRPTMIGTQRTLGVGPPASALLYVIASPVGPYYPTGFKAISLEATDYAVRAWPGGVGDKKLGANYAPCIVPQMQAASRGFHQNLWLFGEEEYITEVGTMNLFAAIKNKETGKPELLTAPLDGTILEGVTRDSILQLARERLEPKGWTVSERKFTMKEVADAADEGRMMEIFGAGTAAIVAPVRKISWKGRLVDCGLEDHVEAGPIAQQMKEWMEGIQYGDEDHPWSYKVL from the exons ATGATTCAACAACGGTCATCACGATTGTTTTCTTCGCTTTCCCATTGCGCCTTTCGTTCATCGGTAGCACCGCTCAGCGCGTCTCAGCGATGTCGGATCCGGAGACCGTACAGCATTCATGCTGACGTGTCTGTCGGCGAGAAGATACAAAATATCGACCCGTCGAAGCTCTCCATTACCAGAACAACGACGCCAAAGGACCTACTGCCTCCGGAGGAGCTCATCTTTGGCCGCAACTTTTCAG ATCACATGCTCTCGCTCGAATGGACAGCAACTCAAGGATGGCTGCCCGCGCGCATTACGCCCTATCAGAATCTCAGTCTCGACCCTGCGACGTGCGTCTTCCACTATGCATTCGAGTGCTTCGAGGGCATGAAGGCCTACAAGGACAAGGACGGCAACATCAGGCTGTTCAGGCCAGACAAGAACATGGCTAGGCTGAACAAGTCATCGGCTCGAATTGCACTGCCTACTTTCGACCCAGATGCTTTGATTGAGCTAATTGGCAAGTTTGTCAAGGAGGATGAGCGTTTTGTGCCAGA CGCACGGGGATACTCACTCTACCTCCGCCCGACCATGATCGGTACTCAGCGCACCCTCGGCGTTGGTCCTCCCGCTTCTGCACTGCTCTACGTAATTGCATCCCCTGTCGGTCCATACTACCCTACCGGTTTCAAGGCCATATCACTGGAGGCCACAGACTATGCCGTACGTGCATGGCCTGGGGGTGTTGGAGACAAGAAGCTGGGAGCCAACTACGCGCCTTGCATTGTGCCCCAGATGCAGGCTGCAAGCCGTGGCTTCCACCAGAATCTGTGGTTGTTTGGTGAGGAAGAGTACATAACGGAGGTCGGTACGATGAATCTTTTCGCGGCAATTAAGAACAAGGAGACAGGAAAGCCAGAGCTGCTGACTGCGCCTCTTGATGGTACTATTCTCGAGGGCGTTACACGCGACTCAATCCTTCAGCTTGCACGGGAGCGACTCGAGCCAAAGGGCTGGACAGTATCTGAGCGCAAGTTCACCATGAAGGAGGTGGCTGATGCTGCTGACGAGGGCCGCATGATGGAGATCTTTGGTGCTGGCACCGCTGCCATTGTCGCACCTGTGCGCAAGATTAGCTGGAAGGGACGTCTCGTCGATTGTGGGCTCGAGGATCACGTCGAAGCAGGCCCAATTGCGCAACAAATGAAGGAGTGGATGGAGGGCATCCAGTACGGCGACGAGGACCACCCATGGAG CTACAAGGTACTATGA
- a CDS encoding EriC, Chloride channel protein EriC codes for MLTKTTLPSASAPDASPSPSSPTNPKTKPTNTIPPQGKTLYPTSGSGIPELKTLLSGFTIPSLLTFPVLLTKSLGAIFAVSANLCLGKEGPFVHISTCLGHLIGHFLPKYSGNGRKMRELLSASCSAGLSVAFGAPIGGVLFSYEEVSTFFPRKVLWRAFLCSLTAAMVLRELNPTGTGKLVLFESRFGEEGYEIVHYLVFVLLGVAGGVFGGLFCKANLLWAKWFRTFRVIKRNPVLEVAVVVLVSALVQFPHPLVREMGDVVVKRLLVDCGDEDTRGEWVCRNELLMQSADDTVNWKYVGWLVYGTIAKLVLTTITFGIKVPSGVIIPALDAGALFGRLVGQLIGSISPGIFAMVGAAAFLAGVSRMTISLAVIMFELTGQLSYTVPSMLAILIAKWVADAISLEGVYDIAQTLLSHPFLDPDTAIAIVRQHKACVQVLIPPKRTMDEITVHVPISNKVDVDLLTGKLNTLKERGLMDAGLVLVQDHGGVPILQGYISQAELEFGLTKLVPDMLRTQDEILVRLLGHQIDDGVSPQSLEMDLTPFVDRTPLTICAKAPLEYAVEMFSKLGLRYLMVTEEGTGQLVGVVIKKRLVGYLEQLREHGPRR; via the exons ATGTTGACCAAGACGACTTTGCCATCTGCCTCCGCTCCCGACGCCTCACCATCTCCCTCTTCCCCAACAAACCCAAAAACCAAACCCACGAATACTATACCACCCCAAGGCAAAACACTCTATCCCACCTCAGGCTCCGGCATCCCCGAACTCAAAACTCTTCTCAGCGGCTTCACCATTCCCTCCCTTCTCACCTTCCCCGTGCTCCTTACAAAATCCCTCGGCGCAATCTTCGCCGTATCCGCAAACCTCTGTTTGGGAAAAGAAGGCCCCTTTGTCCACATCTCCACCTGCCTCGGCCACCTCATCGGCCATTTTCTCCCTAAATACTCCGGTAACGGTCGTAAAATGCGGGAACTACTGAGTGCTTCTTGTTCAGCGGGTTTGAGTGTGGCATTCGGTGCGCCGATTGGCGGCGTATTGTTTAGCTATGAGGAAGTGAGTACGTTTTTTCCACGAAAGGTACTGTGGCGTGCGTTTTTGTGCTCGTTGACGGCGGCCATGGTTTTGCGGGAGCTGAATCCTACGGGGACGGGCAAGTTGGTGCTTTTTGAGTCGCGGTTTGGGGAGGAGGGGTATGAGATTGTTCATTATTTGGTATTTGTGTTGCTGGGAGTGGCGGGCGGTGTGTTTGGGGGACTGTTCTGTAAGGCGAATCTTCTGTGGGCGAAGTGGTTTAGGACTTTTAGGGTTATCAAGAGGAATCCGGTGTTGGAGGTTGCGGTCGTGGTGTTGGTGTCGGCGCTGGTGCAGTTTCCGCACCCGCTGGTTAGGGAGATGGGGGATGTGGTTGTTAAGAGATTGCTTGTGGATTGTGGAGATGAGGATACGAGGGGGGAGTGGGTGTGTCGGAATGAACTGCTCATGCAGTCTGCTGATGATACGGTGAATTGGAAGTACGTGGGTTGGTTGGTATATGGAACGATTGCGAAACTGGTGCTTACGACGATTACATTTGGTATCAAGGTACCCTCTGGTGTCATCATTCCCGCGCTAGACGCAGGAGCGCTGTTTGGGAGGCTCGTCGGTCAGCTTATTGGCAGTATTAGTCCCGGTATCTTCGCCATGGTGGGCGCTGCGGCTTTCCTTGCGGGAGTGAGTCGTATGACTATCTCATTGGCAGTCATT ATGTTCGAGCTCACAGGCCAACTTTCCTACACCGTCCCCTCCATGCTCGCCATACTCATCGCCAAATGGGTCGCCGACGCAATCTCCTTAGAGGGCGTCTACGACATTGCCCAAACACTCCTCTCCCACCCTTTCCTGGATCCCGACACCGCCATTGCAATTGTCAGACAACACAAAGCCTGTGTGCAAGTCCTGATACCGCCAAAGCGCACCATGGACGAAATCACCGTTCATGTACCTATAAGTAACAAGGTTGATGTAGATCTGCTCACGGGAAAACTCAATACGTTGAAGGAGAGGGGATTGATGGACGCTGGGCTTGTGCTTGTGCAAGACCATGGAGGCGTACCTATCTTGCAGGGCTATATATCCCAGGCTGAGCTGGAGTTTGGTCTTACTAAACTTGTCCCAGATATGCTGCGCACTCAAGACGAGATCCTGGTCAGATTGTTGGGTCACCAGATTGACGATGGAGTAAGCCCGCAGAGTCTGGAGATGGATCTTACACCATTCGTCGATCGCACTCCTCTGACCATTTGTGCAAAGGCGCCACTAGAGTACGCCGTTGAGATGTTCTCCAAGCTAGGGTTGAGATATCTCATGGTGACAGAGGAAGGCACAGGCCAACTGGTAGGTGTAGTCATCAAGAAGAGGTTGGTGGGGTACCTGGAACAGCTAAGGGAGCATGGCCCAAGACGATGA